GCAATAGGATCAGGCTCGGCTGGACGCTCAGACCGCCGATCGTCCACCACCGCGCGGCGCCTTCCGCGCGATCGCCCAGCGCTGCGGTCACGATCAGCATCAGCGCCATGATCAGCGTGCCCAGGCCCGGTACGCCGGCCGGCGTTCGGCGCAGACCGAACGCGATCAGCAGACCGACCGCCAACGCACCGCCGTTGATCGCCAGATTGCGCATCGGCGCCCCGGCCGCGGCCATGTAGGCCGCTCCCAATATCGTCGCAGCGATCGCGCAGGCGATGCCGACGGCCTGGGGACGGCGACGCAGGTCAGTGGCGGACATAGCGAATGTGTCTCCGAACAGGTGGGTGGTGACGATGCCGGGGATCAGCCCGGCAAGACTGTCGATCGCGAAGCGGAGCGCGGCGCGATCGTCGTCGATCGTGTCGGTTTCCTGAGAGATTGCGCGTGCCCAATCCCGCAGCGACGGCGGCGACAGGGCAATCAACGTACGGCAAAGCCCCCTCGCGAGCCCGCGCGTGAGGCCGCTCACGCCGTCAGCCCGCGTGGGTCGGCCGTGACCGGCGGATTGTCCTTCGCCAACTGCACGCCGCTCGCCGTCAGCCGATATGCATGGCGCGGCGGCCGCCCGCCGCCGGGCGGCTGCTGCCACTCCGCTTCCAGATAGCCCTGGCCCTCCAGCCGGATCAGCAGCGGGTAAAGCGTGCCCGACTTCACCCCGGCGCTGCGGGCGAGGTCGTAGCCATGCCGCCAATGCCCTCGCGCCTCCAGCAGGGCGGCGAGGATGTTGCGGGCATGGGGCGACAGCGCACGGGAACGAACCATGCGTCACGAATCTACCTAGGTAGATTTAGAGTCAAGCCCGTTTCGGCGACGACACAAACCGCTGTCCTACACGCCGCAACCTGTGCCACAGCAAAGGGCATGACGCTGCCATCGACCGTCCCCGACCGCGCGCTGCTGCCGACACCGCTCGCACGTCTCAACTTTCTCAACTTCGGCACGCGGCGCCCGCAATGAGTGACCCGCGCACCGCCGACGTCCTCATCATCGGATCGGGTGCCGCCGGCCTGACGGCGGCACTCAACCTTGCCGAACGCTACCGCGTCACCGTGCTGGCGAAGGGCGGCTTCGACGAAGGGTCGACCGCCTGGGCGCAGGGCGGGATCGCCGCCGTGCTGGAACCGGGCGACACGTTCGACAACCATGTCGAGGATACGATGGTCGCCGGCGCCGGGCTGAACGACCGCGACATCGTCGAATTCGTCGTCGAGGAGGCGCCTGCTGCGATCGCGCGGCTGCAGGCGCTGGGCGTCCCCTTCGCAACCGAAGGCAGCACGCTGCACCTGACACGCGAGGGCGGGCATTCGCACCGCCGCATCGTCCATGTCGCCGACGCGACCGGCTGGGCGGTGCAGGAGGCGTTGCTGAAGGCAGCACAGGCGCATCCCAACATCGCGATGGTCCCCGACATGGTCGCGATCGACCTGGCGACCGGGCGACACGAGGAACGCTATTCCGGGGCCGGCCATGTGTGGGGCGTCTATGCCTTCAACCGCCGGACCGGAAACGTCGAGACATATTGCGCTCGGGCCACGATCCTGGCGACCGGCGGCGCCGGACGGACCTACCAATTCTCCACGGCGCCACGCGGGGCGACCGGGGACGGGATCGCAATGGCGTGGCGCGCGGGCGCGCGCATCTCGAACATGGAATTCATGCAGTTTCACCCGACGTGCCTCTACAATCTGGAGGTCAAGAACTTCCTGATCACCGAAGCCGTGCGCGGTGAAGGCGGGCGGCTGATCAATCCGGCGACCGGCAAGCGCTTCATGGAATTCTACGACGCCGAGCGGATGGAGCTTGCCCCGCGCGACGTCGTCGCCCGGGCGATCGACGCAGAGATCAAGCGCTACGGCCTCGATTACGTCCATCTCGATATCAGCCACCAGCCCGCCGACTTCGTCCGATCGCACTTCCCAAATATCTACGAAAAGCTGATCGGACTCGGGATCGACATGACCAGGGCACCGATCCCGGTGGTGCCGGCGCAGCATTACACCTGCGGCGGAATCGTCATCGATCGCGATGGACGCACCGACCTGCCGAACCTGTGGGCAGCGGGCGAATGCACCCAATCGGGCCTGCACGGTGCCAATCGCCTGGCGTCCAATTCGCTGCTCGAATGCTTCGTGTTCGGCGAAGCGGCGGCCAAGAGCATCGCTGCGGACTGGGACGATCTGCGTGAGCCCCCGAAGATCCGCGCCTGGGACGAAAGCCGCGTGACCGATTCGGACGAAGAGGTCGTGATCAAGCAGAATTGGACCGAAATCCGGCGTTTCATGTGGAATTACGTCGGCATCGTCCGCACGACCAAACGGCTGGAACGCGCGCAGCACCGCATCGATATGCTGATGGGCGAGGTCGCCGATTACTATGGCCATTTCCGCGTCACGCCCGACCTGATCGAGCTGCGCAACCTGCTCCAGGCGGCCGACCTGATCGTGAAATCGGCACTGCGCCGTCACGAATCACGCGGGCTGCACTACACGCTGGATTACCCGGAAACCGCTGAAAAGGCGGACGATACGGTGCTTGTTCCGTAACCGTTCACCTGTTTGTCGCTACAAAGAGTCGACTCGTCGCAGGCGGCAGGCATCCGGCTTGTCCCGGCGTGGCGATCGGCAGAGGTAGACGTCAGGGGCTGAGGGCATTTCAACGACCGTGACTTTTCTGGGCAGTTTCACCCGTATCGAGCGCGCCATTACGCTTGTCGGCCTGGCACCGGCGGCGCTGATCGGTGCTGGCGTCCATGGCAGCCCGGTTCCGGCGAACCTGCCGCCGCCATCCTATCAGAGCTTCCTGCCCGTCCCCGATTCGTCGCCGCGGACGCCCGCGCCGGCAGGCCTGACCCGCGCCGTCGAGACGTTGCGCAACAATTTCGACGGCCTGGCCGGCATCGCCATCCGCAGCGTCGACGACGGCTGGGCGGTCGACAGCGTCGACGCCGACCGCCGCATGCCGCAGCAGAGCGTGTCGAAGCTGTGGGTCGCGATGACGGTCATGGACCAGATCGATTCGGGCCGCCTGACGCTCGAGACGCCGGTGACGATCCGCCGCGAAGACCTGACGCTGTTCCACCAGCCGGTCGCCGCGCTGGTGGCGAAGGACGGTGTTTACGTCACCAATGTCCGCGACCTGTTGAAGCGCGCGATGACCCAAAGCGACAATACGGCGAACGACAGCCTGCTGCGCACGGTCGGCGGGCCGACGGCGGTGCGATCGTTCATCGCCCGCAAGGGCCTGGGCAATATCCGCTTCGGCCCGGGCGAGCGTCTGCTTCAGGCCGGCACCGCGGGTGTGACGTGGAAACAGGACATGGCGATGGGCCGCGCGTTCGAAGCCGCCCGCGCACGCCTGCCCGCCAATGTCCGCCAGGCCGCGTATCAGCGCTACGTCGCCGATCCGGTCGACGGCGCGGCCCCAGCCGCGATCGCCGGTGCGCTGGCGCGATTGAAGAAGGGCGTGCTGCTCAGCCCGGACTCGACGCGCTATCTGATCGAGACGATGGAAAGCTCGAAGACCGGCAAGTATCGCATGCGCGGCGCCGTGCCGCCGGGCTGGACCTTCGGGCACAAGACCGGCACCGGTCAGGACCTGCTCGGCCGCACCGCGGGCTACAATGACGTCGGCCTGCTGATCGCACCCGATGGGCATAGCTATGCGGTCGCGGTGATGATCGGCGACACGCGGCGTCCGATCCAGGATCGCCAGCTGTTGATGCAGGGCGTGGTCAGCGCCATCGTCGCCAACCACCGCGCCGTGCAGAGCGAGGGCTTCTCCGACCGCTAGGTATCTTCTGCCAGCTGGCGCGCCCGCACAGGGATCACGGCGCCGGCGGCGGGATGACCTTATCGATGCGGTAGATCATGCCGTTGCGCGCCACGATCGGCTGCCCGACGACACGCGCGGCGTCATCGCCATCGCCGACTATCGTCACATCGCCCTGCCGCCGCAGCGTCAGCGGTCCGCCGCCGACGCTCGCCAGCTTTGCGGTACCGCCGGCGCGTTGCAGCCCTTCGGTCAGATCGGCGGGTGCGACATAGCCGGTCGCGGCATGTGCGCGCAGCAGGGCTATCAGTTGGGGCCGCCCCTGCGCTGCCTCCAGCGTCGTTAATCGTTCGGCGGGCAAAGCCGCAAAGGCGGCATCCACCGGCAGGAACAGCGTGTAGGTGCCGACACCGTCGAAGGTGCGATCGAGCCCCGCCGCCTTCACCAGCCGGGCCGCCGTCGACAGGTCGGCGGCGCCGTTCAGTTCGGTCGCCAGGCTGCGCGCCGCGGCCTGTTCGGCGGCAATATTGCCACCCGACGCATTGCCGCCGTTATCCTTGCCGCACGCCGTCAGCGCCAATCCCACCGCGCCTGTCACGACCATCATTCGCCCACGCATCATCATCCCCTTTTGTTTATGTTTCGGCTCGTCGGTCGACGACCGTCAGGTCACGAGCTGGATGATCTGCCGGACGATGCGCGTTGTCGGATCGACGTCGTAGAGCTGGCCGTCACTGTACCGGTACAGATGCTCGTCATTGTCGGCGTAGCGATCGCGGAATTGCGGGGGCACGTTGTAGAAGTCGTAGCCCGGGGGCATTGACTGCCCGACCGACCATTGACTGCCGGTCAGCAGGGCGGCGATGCCGTCGATTGCGCCGGACGTCGGGTTGACGCCAAGAATCGCCCCGTCGCCGTAGCGATAGTCGAGGCCGTCGTTATATCCGAAATAGTCGCCGTAATATTCAGGCACCTGATAATCGGTCGCCGCCTGCGGCCAGATGTTCCCGCCGAACAACGCTCCGCCCAGTAGCGGCAGGAAGGCGCTGACGATGTTGGACCCGCTGTTCGTGCGATAGAGATAGCCATCATCGTACCGATAATCGTACCGCGGATCGTTCCGCCAATCGGCGTAGCGGCCGTACCAGCCGTCGTAGCGATCCGGCCCATCGGCCCAAAGCGGTCGCGCGCGCGTCGGAAGCAGGCAGGCGTCGCCGCGACGGACGGCGCCTAGCGGACAGCCCTCGATCACGCGCGGCGGACCAGCGGCCCAGGCAGCCCGATCGCGGCGCCCCCACGCCTTGCCCTTGGGGTCAGGGCCGGCCCCGTCCGGGCCCCAGCCCTTGCCCCGTGGACCATCGAAGCCCCGATCGTCCTGGCGCTTGGCGCCTAGGCCTTTACCTCTCGGTTCGTCCCATCCGCGCGCGTCGGCGACATAACGCTCATCCCGCGCGCCGGCGGATGGCGGCGGCGGCGGCGGGCCACGATCGGCGCGGTTTTGCTTGGGCCGACCGCGGTCGGCCTGGGTCGTACGGTCACGGTCGGGACCCGCCCGGTCCTGCCTGCCGCGGTCGGGACCCTTAGCAGGGCCGACGCGATCGGGCCCGCGGTCGCCACCACCCTTGCCCGCCGGAGGACCGCCGCGGCCGGGGCCGCCGCCGCCCTTGCCCGGGGGTCCATCGGGTCCGCGCCCCTGCGACAGGGCGGGAGCCGCGGCCAACGCGGCTCCGGCAAGCAACAGACAAAGGCCGCGCATCTGACTCTCCCGAACTGATGTCGGGAGGGCTAACGCGAGTCGATGCGATGCCGTTCCAACCCCGCGATCAGCGGGCGATGCCGCCCGCCGCCAGCACCGCCAGCGTTACCAGCTCGCTGGCGGTTGAGGTCATCGGCGCAATCTGGACCGGCTTCTCCATGCCGAGCAGCATTGGGCCGATGACCGTCTCGCCCCCGAGCTCGCGCAGCAGCTTGGCGGCGATGTGCGCCGACTGCAGCCCCGGCATGATCAGCACGTTCGCGGGACCCGACAACCGGGCGAAGGGGTAATTCGCCAGCTGCTTGGGGTTCAGCGCCACGTCCGGCGGCATCTCGCCTTCATATTCGAAGCCGACATCGCGACCGTCGAGCACCGACACCGCGTCGCGGACATTGTCGAGGAACGCGCCCTTCGGATTGCCGAAGGTCGAATAGCTGAGGAAGGCGACCCGCGGTTCATGCCCCATGCGCCGCGCGACCGCTGCGGTCTGTTCGGCGAAATCGGCCAGTTGCTCGGCCGTCGGGCGTTCGTTGACCGTCGTGTCGGCGATGAACACGGTATGGCTCTGGCCGACCAGCACATGAACCCCGAACGGCGTGCGACCGGGTTCGGGATCGATCACGCGCTTCACTTCGCGCATCGACACCGCCCAGGTCCGGGTGATGCC
The nucleotide sequence above comes from Roseomonas aeriglobus. Encoded proteins:
- a CDS encoding PadR family transcriptional regulator, whose amino-acid sequence is MVRSRALSPHARNILAALLEARGHWRHGYDLARSAGVKSGTLYPLLIRLEGQGYLEAEWQQPPGGGRPPRHAYRLTASGVQLAKDNPPVTADPRGLTA
- the nadB gene encoding L-aspartate oxidase, which encodes MSDPRTADVLIIGSGAAGLTAALNLAERYRVTVLAKGGFDEGSTAWAQGGIAAVLEPGDTFDNHVEDTMVAGAGLNDRDIVEFVVEEAPAAIARLQALGVPFATEGSTLHLTREGGHSHRRIVHVADATGWAVQEALLKAAQAHPNIAMVPDMVAIDLATGRHEERYSGAGHVWGVYAFNRRTGNVETYCARATILATGGAGRTYQFSTAPRGATGDGIAMAWRAGARISNMEFMQFHPTCLYNLEVKNFLITEAVRGEGGRLINPATGKRFMEFYDAERMELAPRDVVARAIDAEIKRYGLDYVHLDISHQPADFVRSHFPNIYEKLIGLGIDMTRAPIPVVPAQHYTCGGIVIDRDGRTDLPNLWAAGECTQSGLHGANRLASNSLLECFVFGEAAAKSIAADWDDLREPPKIRAWDESRVTDSDEEVVIKQNWTEIRRFMWNYVGIVRTTKRLERAQHRIDMLMGEVADYYGHFRVTPDLIELRNLLQAADLIVKSALRRHESRGLHYTLDYPETAEKADDTVLVP
- a CDS encoding serine hydrolase, producing MTFLGSFTRIERAITLVGLAPAALIGAGVHGSPVPANLPPPSYQSFLPVPDSSPRTPAPAGLTRAVETLRNNFDGLAGIAIRSVDDGWAVDSVDADRRMPQQSVSKLWVAMTVMDQIDSGRLTLETPVTIRREDLTLFHQPVAALVAKDGVYVTNVRDLLKRAMTQSDNTANDSLLRTVGGPTAVRSFIARKGLGNIRFGPGERLLQAGTAGVTWKQDMAMGRAFEAARARLPANVRQAAYQRYVADPVDGAAPAAIAGALARLKKGVLLSPDSTRYLIETMESSKTGKYRMRGAVPPGWTFGHKTGTGQDLLGRTAGYNDVGLLIAPDGHSYAVAVMIGDTRRPIQDRQLLMQGVVSAIVANHRAVQSEGFSDR
- a CDS encoding fasciclin domain-containing protein is translated as MMVVTGAVGLALTACGKDNGGNASGGNIAAEQAAARSLATELNGAADLSTAARLVKAAGLDRTFDGVGTYTLFLPVDAAFAALPAERLTTLEAAQGRPQLIALLRAHAATGYVAPADLTEGLQRAGGTAKLASVGGGPLTLRRQGDVTIVGDGDDAARVVGQPIVARNGMIYRIDKVIPPPAP